The genome window CCATTCAATAAGGCCCAAGACCAGGGTCGATGGCCATTCAACAAGGCCCAGGCCCAGGGTCATGATACCATTGAATCATTGATCCGGTTCTTTCTTCCTTCGAGATTTCACAAATCAGATCCAAATATGAAATAACCAGTCAAACAGAAATTACTCTCACGCGAAACACTTGCTTCCTTCCAGTTATCAATCATGGCGACTTTCCTCTCATCGTTCAAGTACTCCGACAGCCTCTCGGTGGTCGGAATCTCCATCTGCACCGCCGTCGTTTGCGAGGCCATCTCATGGATTCTCATCTACCGGACCAACTCCTACAAATCTCTCAAATCCTCCATCGACAAAGCCTCCAAGAAGCTCGAAACTATGAAAACCGATCCTAACAAGATAATCACCAAGAAGTCCAAGACCAAGAAGATCGACCGCGTTGAGACCAGCCTCAAGGATGCCAGCCGCGACCTCTCCTTGTTCAAGTTTAAGTCCGGTGCCGTCGTTGCTGTTGTTCTCTTCATTGTCTTCGGGCTCCTGAACTCGCTTTTCGAGGGAAAAACAGTGGCCAAGCTTCCGTTTAAGCCATTTGGAATTGTTATGAAGATGAGCCATAGGGGATTGCCAGGCGACGATGCAACGGATTGTTCCATGGCGTTCTTGTATTTACTGTGTTCCGTCAGTATCCGCACCAATCTACAGAAGTTTCTCGGCTTCTCACCCCCAAGGAGCGCAGCCGGTGCCGGACTGTTCCCAATGCCGGATCCGAAGACAAATTGATCAGGTACGGTGTTTTGGTGCTAATTCTTCTTTCTTAAATTACTGTTGCCCTTGTAAACCTGATTTTGTTGTCGATTACATCGAGATGGCACGTTGAACCTTAATTGATCTATGGATCTGGCGACTGATCGAATTGTTGTTTGAGTAAATCTTAAGACTCTTAGTTTGTGGTGCGTACTGTGTCAGGCGATCTCCTTTACAGTATTTACTCGCAAGAAAGTTCTTCCCACCGATTTTAGTTTTATTGCAGAATGTTGGCGATAATATATGGTGCATGACATTTAGAGCAATGGTTTATATCCTCATGTAGCTGTTCAGATTACCTTAAATTCCCCTGAGAACATATACCCTTAAGGCACGCCTTGTTCTTTATGTATCAGAGCTCAAACGTTCATCATGCGTAAATTTTGAGAAATATTTGAGGAGATAAATCATTTAGGTTGAAGCTTATATCCGTGATAAAGTGAGCTTATATTCATGGAAAGTTGTTCGAAATAACCTGAGGGAAGAAGAAAGGGAAAACGAGGAAAACGAATGACAAAGAAAATATGGAGATCTCCTTTACAGTATTTACTCGCAAGAAAGTTCTTCCCATTGATTTTAGTTTCATTGCAGAAGGCTGGCAGTAATATATGGTGCATGACATTTAGAGCAACGGTTTTTATGTTCAGATTACCTTAATTCCCCTGAGAACATATACCCTTAAGGTACGTCTTGTTCTTTATGTATCAAAGTTCAAATGTTCATTATGCGTAAAGTTTAAGAAATATTTGAGGAGATAAGTCTGTTAGGTTGAAGCTTATATTCGCGATAAAGTAAGCTTATAATTATATTCATGATAAAGTTGTTTAAAATTCTTTGagggaagaagaaaagggaaagcaaacGACAATGAAATAATTTCTTTGCACATACTCCTGTCTTGCTGATAACATAGGTGTATCTAGAAAATAGATTTAGGGGGCTTGGTTAGTGGCGGAGATAAGAATTTATAGGAGGGGAACCAAAAGTTGATTGGACCGAGAATAAGTAAATATATATAGAGTAATGCTACGGAccccacaaaatagagtagcaTTATATACATCCCATTTTTAACTAATTTGAAACTACTAGTGCAGAATTTGTGTTAGGATTGAGTAACCAAAACACTAATTTTAAAACCTGAATCTCTACAATAGGGTCGGATAGTCTCACCTCCCCCTTTCAGCCTCTCACCGGGCTTGtaaaggaatctctcctattgCAAATTATTGTCGTAAAATTTCAGACTACTCATTACTAAGGCAAACAAGCTTTTAGATAGAAGTTACAATGAAATTCTAGTAATATTAGAAAACCAAAGGCTGACAGCCAGCCCTTATTTATGAAACGTATAAAAAAAGGGAATCCTTTTCTAAAAGGATTCCTGACGAGCAATTTAAAGGTAATCCTCTTCTAATAAGATTCCTAAAAAAACCTAATTTGAAGGAAATTCTACTCTAATAAGGATTCCTGACCCTGCATCATGCTCTGTAGAAGATTATGGTTTATCCTTCTTACCTGCTAAATTGACTGCTAAAATTTAGGGTCCGCACTTCAATGTATCAGACCTTTGTGTTGGCTGCAATAATATTAGTTTCACACTAAAATGAAATAATGAATATGTAGTAATGTTCTTCATTTACTTGTATCAGACTGGTGTAATGGTCTAAAACATAGACCTTAGTGGTATGAGATACTCTCTAGTTGTCAAAGCTCTAATATATGATGTATAAAGTTTGAGAAACATTATGAAGGCATCTCTATCTAATTTGTCGTGGAAACTCTAAAGCAGAGACACAGTGGACCCTTGTAGAGCTGGGTTTGgagtttccttttcttctccactGGGTTATCCTTTGAGCTATGGAGCTTAACTTGCTTGCAGCTTGGATTTATATTAAATTGTTTGAGTCCTCTTTGTGGGGAATGGGGAAAAATTAAGAATAGAACTAAAGGAGAAGAGCATGTTTGCACTACTGTCTTGTTTCTTGCCTGGCaaacttcattttcttttttgaaaagacTTGTGCTTTTAAAAGCTGTAGTTTTCATTACAGAATGCAGTAGCATGTCCTCTTATTATAGCAAACGTTTTCGTTACCTCCGGAGAATACATAACATATAATCCCTAATTTGGTAAAGTTGAGTTAGGGTTGGAGAGTCCTTATAGGTCTTGTCTTCTATTCTCTGCCTTTGTTTCCCTTTAGTATAAGCAATGTCATCCAAAACTgggtttctctctctcatcgGCATAGACGAATGTAAGTTCCCAGGGTGATGTAGTGACAGACTTCAGAAAGATACTAGCTCATGGTGAACTTGAGGCTAACCAAATTTGTTAATTCGCAATTAGTGATGCATAATCCCCTTCGACTGAAGTTACCTATTCGTATTTGTTCTCAATGTTTTACTAACACTTTTGCTGATTGAGTTTGAATTAACTGAACTCACCAGTTTTTGGTCTTATTTGGGATCCCTTTCTGAGGTGGGAAAGCTCTCTCTAACATCCCCTCTGGGCTCATTCAAGACATATTGGATGTTAGGATTGCCATATGATGGTGGTTTTCCCATCCAACTTTCTTTTTTCGCAGTTTATTCCGATAACTTTTTCATTAACATGTACATTGCAGTGCAGTGTTCGATTAGAGAAACCGGCCCTGGATTGAATCCCATAGCTACTAGGCCAGACTGCCTAGTTGCGCTATGTGAATTTGGATCCGGTTATCTTGCACTAATGTACTGGGCTATGTGATTTTTGTTTGTCAGTGAGccatgtgaatttgatatcccATGAACAAGTCACTATATCACTGCCTAGAGGGGGCAAACAGGGCTCAAGCCCGTCAGCCCGGCCCGTCTCGACCCAGCCCATTTGGTGGCTGGCCAGTATGGCCCATTAACTGGTCGGCCTACCTGGCCCGGCCAAACTGGCCCGgccaaattttaaaatttacttTATCACGGTTGAGTCTTTCATGAGGTCATGAGTTGACTTCTAACCCTTGCAAGAACACACCcttcaaattttattaaaaaaccgGGCCTGTTAGGCCCAGCAATTGGGCCCTAACATGTCCCTAACATGTCGTGTATTATTATTTGAGGTTCGCGGGCCAGCAACTGAAATCTGACTAGATGGGTGGGCCCGGCCCATGAAGTCAGCGGGCCCCCCTGTGGGCCGTACTGAACTAGGTCGGCTCACGATGATACCTCTAACTCTCTAAGTAGTGCCTCCAGAAATATACAGAAAAGACaccggggaaaaaaaaagaaaaaaaaagagaggaaacaaTCCTTACAAGGGTGAGGGGAAAAAACACTATATATTACACAACACCCCCTTCACGCAGTGCAAAACACACTTCACACACTATCATTAGAAACCCCTTGTCACCGTAGATCATCTGTGACTCGAATTATAGCTTCCACCATTTTTGATCCCAAAACCATGAAATCAGAGTCACTCTTGTCTACCTGGATTCATCAGTATCAGCTCCTTGGGATTTTTTCAACTGTGCCACACGAACCCACATGTTGGCAAGTTCGTTTTCCAGATAAGCTTCTCTTTGCTTAGATTCCTCAACCTTCCTTTGAAGCTCAGCCTCTTTTTGATCCCTCTCTATAAGAGCACCTTCATATGCAAGTTCTCTCTCCCGACTCATGGCCAATTCTCTCTTGAGATCTGAAGCTGATCCAGCTTGGTCCTGCCGTCTGATGAGAGGTTCTCTTCTGCCATTCCTCACTACACCTGTAACACCACTGGATCTACGCTGAGTGGGGGAGTTTTTTACTGCCAGTTCAGCTGATAGTCTCTCATTATGATTCATGAGCTTGGCAACTTCCTCTGACAGTGCCTTGAGCTCAACAGCTGCGGCTGAAGCTAGCCCTTTGGCATAGGAACTTTCATCTGCCAGTTTCTGATTTCGAAGTTCTAGCTGTTCTTTTGACACTGTTAATTCATCAAGTTTCTGCTTCAGTTCTTCAATCTCAGTAGcctgttaaaaaaaatcaggaATCTAGCTATTATGACCCATAAGGCAAATGGCATATTTCAAGCCGTCTTTTCCTGAAATTGAGCTGTGTATATAGAACTCCTCACTAGTaataggaaaaaagaaaagtgatATGGAGATACTCCAAAAAGTAAACACAACATATTTAACTAATAACTGTAATGCTTAACTAAGTAAACTAgcttcttttcactttttttgtttcaaatttctTTTTATATAGGTGGGATCTGCAACCAAAGCAGAACCAAAAACACCTTTCCTCCATACTGTTGCCTCCACCATGTTGCTAAGGGCCTATTACATCATGTTTTTCTTTACTTGATTTACTGCCTCGTGCTTTTTTCTAACGGTATACATTCAAAATGTTCCAGCTTTCAAAGACTTCTACTCCCAGCCTAGTTACACTCGTAACTGTAGGGTTGTTGGAGCTCAAAATTTGCATAAGAGAAGGGTAGAACTAACTACATCTGACATGCATGATGTACTGTATTCACAACCTAGTTACAGACATATTGAGGGTTGTGGGAATGAAGCCATGAAGGGCTATGAGAATGGACATTTTCCATAAAGCTTAGTATATTTTCAGTATTCATTTTACTTGTAATCACCAAAAGTAATCATGCCAAGTGCCAATAATTAAACACCACAAAAAGAAATTTCAGCCAGTAATAAGATTCAATGaagaaaaatctgaaaaatcagGCAAGTGTAGTAGCAGGAATGCACAACCCACTTCTTATAAGAGAGAAACTGGAATGAATGCGAGGTCAATGAGAAGACATATATAATCTTATGTAGAGTTCTATTTTATCTTTATGAACTTGCCCCTTAtagcaaaaaaattaaaaggaaaaatggcAAGCCAATTGCATATCTAAATAAATTGTATTGGTCAATGATGAAGATACTGAAGCATATTCTATAAACCCATTAAGACTTTTGGGAGGAAAATAATTTTAGTGATTCTGATGAAATAATGGAACATTAGTAATTTCTGATGTCAATATAACTAAAGAGCACTGACTTCTCAAGGTAGGAAGTATTATGGACTCATAGATAAATTATCTTGAAAATTAATATTATGGCTAGATCCAACCTTATTGGCattaagaaaattaaagaacTTAATAAACAGACAGGGTAAAAGATAAACCTGAGCTTGTTGTATCATTTCTTCATTTGAATCTTTGGATACTGGAACATGACTAAAATTTTTCAACTCTAATGCATCAGTCAACTGCTGCTTCAAGGAGGTAATTGTTTCCTGCAAACTTTCACATTCGCATATCTGGCACAAAGGAGCCACCTTGTCAATGTTGTCTCTCAAATTTATAAACATATGTAAGTACTTAAATACCTAAGTAAAAGTTTACATATTAGAAGATGCATATGTAGCATGCACATAGAGAAAATCCACATTCAATCATGCATTTATCTGTTTTCATGTGCACATTTATGGATGTACAAAGCGTTTGTATTTAGAGGTTTTCTACCTTCTGGTTTAGCTGCTCTTGGATTATACGATTATCTGCGGCTTTCACCtggaaaatataatatatttcgaTATAGCAGATACAGATAAATCAGCAAACTATACAACATTTCATGAATTAGGCACAATTACATTGCATGTTGTATGAATCGCATTAAtgacttgaaatttttttagatgGACTTCATTTACAAAGCATAAATAAGTCTGCTTCTGGTTTCAAGAGTCAAAAAAATGATTCAAATTTAATATGGCATCAGGCATGGTTATTGTACAGCTTGTTAAGTATATTATACAGTCAAATGTGAAAAAAAATGATCACCTCAAGTTCAAAGGACTTCTCATTAAACTGTGTCACCAGTTCGGCAAAAGACTGCATGAATTAATGAAGCATAAGTATGCAAGAGACATACGCAACCATTAAGAGTTTTTTGAGATGggtaaaataaagataatttgcAACCATTAGTGAGCTAAACTTACTTGTGACATTTCTATTTTATCCATTTTGTTGTGTGAAACCATTAGGGAATCAGCAATTTGCTTTTCTAGCAAAGCAATTTGTTCATTCTTCCCTTTGATTTCGTCTTTCAACCTTCTCATCTCCCCCTTGATTTCAAAAAGGACAACAGGAATAAACTTTTAAGTCTCGTTAGAGTATCTGATGCCAAAGATGgttaaatatgatgaaaaaaagaaaacagtatCGTACTTCAATCTGTTCTTTCTGGGGATTTCGTGCAGCTTCCTCACACAACATCTTCAAAGAACTTGAGTGTAATGCCACCTCTCCAGATAAGATCTTCTGCTGCTCCCTCAGAAGATCAATTTGA of Tripterygium wilfordii isolate XIE 37 chromosome 13, ASM1340144v1, whole genome shotgun sequence contains these proteins:
- the LOC120012243 gene encoding calcium load-activated calcium channel-like, whose product is MATFLSSFKYSDSLSVVGISICTAVVCEAISWILIYRTNSYKSLKSSIDKASKKLETMKTDPNKIITKKSKTKKIDRVETSLKDASRDLSLFKFKSGAVVAVVLFIVFGLLNSLFEGKTVAKLPFKPFGIVMKMSHRGLPGDDATDCSMAFLYLLCSVSIRTNLQKFLGFSPPRSAAGAGLFPMPDPKTN